A portion of the Thioflavicoccus mobilis 8321 genome contains these proteins:
- a CDS encoding type IV secretory system conjugative DNA transfer family protein, with product MLKRPTAAIKWVIALSIPLGLVSFLPVASWVYAELCDYKFMVVVWLSGLQHGLQPDNLLLAGLAGGASAIGIPAFVAFALLPPKPLHGSARLARPGEIGKAKLYKAGAHSILLGRHRGNLLAFNGDLHPFLAAATGTGKGVGFVVPNLLHWQGSAIVLDIKGENYSLTSGYRGRALGQRVFRFDPLEELGRTHGFNVLDYVRDGDLRVTDVQTVASILVPNESHDPYWDNVARDLLIGLTLLALEAGPAMGWPVTIGQVHRLLRSEEESGEYLQALLEELAGRGIEISSLCKRYVLSFCNEPEKPRGSIKSALATKLTLWANPLIDRATSHSDFDLRRFRREPQSLYIAIAPDDLQRLAPLVRLLIEFFLSSNTKAGETPADDQGLSVPVLMLLDEFLSLGRVDKLVHALSYVRGWGIRIATVIQSEAQLQAVYGRELAEAFIDNHRARVYYRPPVHRRDLAEAISKIVGQKTVNQTSFGYGDGRRSKQVSKTGQSILDADEIANLSDDETIVLVEGVRPLVGKKLRYYRDKTFKRRQLQALPLPAPLDIELQDAPRVTIQRENEAEEGAENTIEPAESPERAQPNRYTSAGAVRTAINEIPVPRGQPSPEELEQMAQALAEITYYADPEALAAFAEAA from the coding sequence GTGCTGAAGCGACCGACCGCGGCCATCAAATGGGTCATCGCCTTGTCGATCCCGCTGGGGCTGGTGTCCTTCCTGCCCGTGGCCTCCTGGGTCTATGCGGAACTATGTGACTACAAATTTATGGTCGTGGTCTGGCTGTCCGGGCTCCAGCATGGGCTCCAGCCGGACAACCTGCTGCTGGCCGGGCTCGCGGGCGGGGCCTCGGCGATCGGGATTCCTGCGTTCGTCGCCTTCGCGCTGTTGCCTCCGAAACCGCTGCATGGCTCGGCGCGCTTGGCGCGGCCGGGCGAGATCGGTAAGGCCAAGCTCTACAAGGCTGGCGCCCATTCGATCCTGCTGGGTCGGCACCGCGGCAATCTGCTGGCCTTCAACGGCGATCTGCATCCCTTCCTCGCCGCGGCGACCGGTACCGGCAAGGGTGTCGGCTTCGTGGTGCCGAACCTGCTGCACTGGCAGGGCTCGGCCATCGTGCTGGACATCAAGGGGGAGAACTACAGCCTGACCTCCGGGTACCGGGGCAGGGCGCTCGGGCAGCGGGTCTTCCGCTTCGATCCGCTGGAGGAGCTAGGCCGGACCCACGGGTTCAACGTGCTGGACTACGTGCGCGACGGGGACCTGCGGGTCACCGACGTGCAGACCGTGGCGTCGATCCTGGTCCCGAACGAGAGTCATGATCCCTACTGGGACAACGTCGCCCGGGACTTGCTGATCGGCCTGACCCTGCTGGCGCTTGAGGCCGGGCCGGCCATGGGCTGGCCGGTGACCATCGGGCAGGTCCATCGGCTGCTGCGCTCGGAGGAGGAGAGCGGGGAGTATCTCCAGGCGCTGCTCGAGGAGCTGGCTGGGCGTGGCATCGAGATCTCCAGCCTCTGCAAGCGCTATGTCCTGAGCTTTTGCAACGAGCCGGAGAAGCCCCGCGGCTCGATCAAGTCGGCCCTGGCCACCAAGCTGACCTTGTGGGCGAACCCGCTGATCGATCGGGCCACGTCCCACAGCGACTTCGACCTGCGCCGGTTCCGGCGCGAGCCCCAGTCCCTCTACATAGCCATCGCCCCGGATGACCTGCAACGCCTGGCGCCGCTGGTGCGGCTGCTGATCGAGTTCTTCCTCTCCAGCAACACCAAGGCCGGGGAGACACCGGCGGATGATCAGGGGCTCTCGGTGCCGGTGCTGATGCTGCTCGATGAGTTCCTGAGCCTGGGCCGGGTCGACAAGCTGGTCCATGCGCTGAGCTACGTCCGCGGCTGGGGCATCCGCATCGCGACGGTGATCCAGTCCGAGGCCCAGCTCCAGGCGGTCTACGGCCGCGAGCTGGCGGAGGCCTTCATCGACAACCATCGCGCGCGGGTCTACTACCGCCCGCCGGTGCATCGGCGGGACCTGGCCGAGGCGATCTCCAAGATCGTCGGGCAGAAGACCGTCAACCAAACGAGCTTCGGCTACGGGGACGGGAGACGCTCTAAGCAGGTCTCCAAGACCGGGCAATCGATCCTGGATGCCGATGAGATCGCGAACCTCAGCGACGACGAGACCATCGTGCTGGTCGAGGGCGTTCGGCCCTTGGTGGGGAAGAAGCTCCGCTACTACCGGGACAAGACCTTCAAGCGGCGGCAGCTCCAGGCACTGCCGTTACCGGCGCCGCTGGACATCGAGCTCCAGGACGCGCCGAGGGTGACGATCCAACGCGAGAACGAGGCAGAGGAGGGCGCCGAGAACACCATCGAGCCCGCCGAGTCACCCGAGCGAGCCCAACCGAACCGCTACACATCCGCCGGCGCCGTCCGCACGGCCATCAACGAAATCCCCGTCCCCAGGGGCCAGCCCTCGCCCGAGGAGCTGGAGCAGATGGCCCAGGCCCTCGCCGAAATCACCTACTACGCCGACCCCGAGGCCCTGGCGGCATTTGCCGAGGCGGCCTGA